In Alicyclobacillus macrosporangiidus CPP55, a single window of DNA contains:
- the lpdA gene encoding dihydrolipoyl dehydrogenase, producing the protein MAEENYDLVVIGGGIGGYAAAIRAAQLGLKAAVVERDKLGGTCLHRGCIPSKALLRTAEVLATAREASSYGVDAGEPRLNLEQAMARKQHVVDQLYQGVQLLMKKHGIDVFHGTGRVMGPSIFSPQAGAVAVEHDGDRQILTPRFTLIATGSRAKALPGLPFDGERILSSDHALELPRLPSSMLIVGAGAIGVEWASMMADFGVQVTLVEALPQVLPQEDEDISREMARLLKKRRVRVLAGVRVETDTAELDADGFSVDVVQEDSGARERVAAEVVLVAVGREPVTEGLGLEATEVRTERGAIVVDEHYRTKEPNIFAVGDVIGGVQLAHVAMHEGIHAVEVMAGRAPRPIDYTLIPRCTYSRPEVASVGLTEAQARARGCEVVCGKFSFRANGKALVYGEPDGFVKVVADRDTDDVLGVHMVGPRVTDLVSEAALARVLNATPWEMAHTIHPHPTLSEALGEAALAIDGWAIHG; encoded by the coding sequence GTGGCTGAGGAGAACTACGACCTGGTGGTGATTGGCGGCGGTATCGGGGGGTACGCAGCCGCCATCCGCGCCGCGCAGCTGGGTTTGAAGGCGGCGGTGGTGGAGCGCGACAAACTTGGAGGCACCTGCCTGCACCGGGGTTGTATACCGAGCAAGGCGCTGCTGCGCACGGCGGAGGTGCTCGCCACTGCCCGAGAGGCATCGTCTTACGGGGTGGATGCCGGCGAGCCCCGTCTCAACCTCGAACAGGCGATGGCGCGCAAACAACATGTGGTGGACCAACTGTACCAAGGCGTTCAGCTTTTGATGAAAAAGCACGGCATCGACGTCTTCCACGGCACCGGCCGCGTGATGGGTCCCTCCATCTTCTCACCGCAGGCTGGAGCGGTGGCGGTGGAACACGACGGGGACCGGCAGATCCTCACGCCGCGGTTCACCCTGATTGCGACCGGGTCCCGCGCAAAGGCACTGCCGGGACTGCCCTTCGACGGCGAGCGGATCCTTTCGAGCGATCACGCCTTGGAACTTCCGCGCCTGCCTAGTTCCATGTTGATTGTGGGCGCGGGCGCCATCGGTGTGGAGTGGGCGTCGATGATGGCCGACTTCGGGGTACAGGTCACCCTGGTGGAAGCACTGCCGCAGGTGTTGCCGCAGGAGGACGAGGACATCTCCCGGGAGATGGCGCGCCTCTTGAAGAAGAGGCGGGTTCGGGTGCTCGCTGGCGTGCGCGTGGAGACCGACACCGCGGAGTTGGACGCGGACGGCTTCTCCGTCGACGTGGTGCAGGAGGACAGCGGCGCCCGGGAGCGCGTGGCCGCGGAGGTGGTGCTGGTGGCCGTCGGGCGAGAGCCGGTGACGGAAGGGCTCGGGCTCGAGGCCACCGAGGTGCGGACCGAACGGGGTGCGATTGTCGTCGACGAACACTACCGCACAAAGGAACCGAATATCTTCGCCGTCGGGGATGTGATCGGCGGCGTGCAGCTGGCGCACGTCGCGATGCACGAGGGCATCCACGCGGTCGAGGTGATGGCGGGCCGGGCCCCGCGGCCCATCGACTACACACTCATCCCTCGCTGCACCTACAGCCGCCCGGAGGTGGCGAGCGTGGGACTGACCGAAGCCCAGGCCCGGGCGCGTGGTTGCGAGGTCGTCTGCGGCAAGTTCTCCTTCCGTGCCAACGGGAAGGCCTTGGTGTACGGCGAGCCCGACGGTTTCGTGAAGGTGGTGGCGGACCGGGATACGGACGATGTGCTGGGGGTGCACATGGTCGGGCCACGGGTGACGGACCTGGTGTCCGAGGCGGCCCTGGCCAGGGTGTTAAACGCGACGCCTTGGGAGATGGCTCACACCATTCACCCGCATCCCACCTTGTCGGAGGCCTTGGGAGAGGCGGCGCTGGCCATCGATGGATGGGCCATCCATGGGTGA
- a CDS encoding thiamine pyrophosphate-dependent dehydrogenase E1 component subunit alpha — protein sequence MAEQLRHRALGLTDGQVLEMYRYMVLARAVDERMWLLNRAGKVPFVISCQGQEAAQAGAGFALDRERDWLCPYYRDLCLVLIWGHTARMEMLAAFAKAEDPNSGGRQMPGHFGDRRRRILTGSSPVGTQIPHAVGVALAAKMRGEDTVCYVSFGEGTSNQGDFHEALNFAGVHRLPVIFFCENNKYAISVPENKQMACANVADRAQGYGFEGVIVDGMDALDVYWAVKQAADKARAGGGPTLIEAKTYRLAPHSSDDDDRTYRSREEVEEARRGDGIARMRAYLLDAGLLDEAEDEALRQRIRAEVDEATEYAERAPYADPATLTRYVYAEEGWADGH from the coding sequence ATGGCGGAACAGTTGAGGCACCGTGCGCTGGGCCTGACGGATGGACAGGTGCTGGAGATGTACCGCTACATGGTGCTGGCCCGCGCGGTCGATGAGCGCATGTGGCTGCTCAACCGCGCCGGAAAGGTCCCGTTCGTAATCTCTTGCCAGGGACAGGAGGCGGCGCAGGCTGGGGCGGGATTCGCGCTGGACCGGGAACGGGATTGGCTGTGCCCGTACTACCGTGACCTGTGCCTGGTCTTGATTTGGGGCCACACCGCTCGCATGGAAATGTTGGCGGCGTTCGCCAAGGCCGAGGACCCCAACAGCGGAGGGCGCCAGATGCCGGGTCACTTCGGCGATCGGAGGCGCCGAATCCTCACCGGATCGAGCCCGGTCGGCACGCAGATCCCGCACGCGGTGGGGGTGGCGCTGGCGGCAAAGATGCGCGGTGAAGATACCGTGTGCTACGTGTCCTTCGGCGAAGGTACGAGCAATCAAGGGGACTTCCACGAGGCGCTCAACTTCGCGGGCGTGCATCGGCTGCCGGTGATCTTTTTCTGCGAGAACAACAAGTACGCCATCTCGGTTCCGGAGAATAAACAGATGGCCTGCGCCAACGTCGCGGATCGCGCCCAAGGGTACGGGTTCGAGGGCGTCATCGTCGATGGCATGGACGCGCTCGATGTGTACTGGGCGGTGAAGCAGGCGGCCGACAAGGCGCGCGCTGGGGGCGGACCGACCTTGATTGAAGCGAAGACGTACCGATTGGCGCCCCATTCCAGCGACGACGACGACCGCACCTATCGTTCCAGGGAAGAGGTCGAGGAGGCGCGTCGCGGCGACGGGATCGCCCGCATGAGGGCCTACCTGTTGGACGCTGGGCTGCTCGACGAGGCGGAGGACGAAGCGTTGCGGCAGCGGATCCGGGCGGAGGTCGACGAGGCGACGGAATACGCGGAACGGGCGCCGTACGCCGATCCAGCGACGCTCACCCGGTATGTGTACGCCGAGGAGGGGTGGGCGGATGGCCATTAA
- a CDS encoding alpha-ketoacid dehydrogenase subunit beta: protein MAIKLYIEAIHDALAEEMARDERVFILGEDVGVRGGVFRVTQGLQERFGEYRVLDTPLTESAIVGVAIGASAAGLIPVAEIQFADFILPAVNQIISEAAKFRYRSNNDWNCPIVVRAPYGGGVHGALYHSQSVEALFTHVPGLKVVTPATPADAAGLLRSAIRDPDPVLYFEHKKLYRSVRGEVPEAGELVPIGRAKVQREGSDLTVITYGLGVHLALEAAEQVAAEGVSVHILDLRTLRPLDEEAILEAARRTGKVLIVHEDNKVCGVGAEVSALIAEQALFDLDAPIRRLAGPEVPAMGYAPTLEKAYMLSVDGVAEAMRAMARF, encoded by the coding sequence ATGGCCATTAAGCTGTACATCGAGGCGATCCACGATGCCCTCGCCGAGGAGATGGCACGCGACGAGCGCGTGTTCATCCTCGGGGAGGATGTCGGTGTGCGCGGCGGCGTGTTCCGGGTGACGCAGGGGCTGCAGGAGCGGTTCGGTGAGTACCGGGTCCTCGACACGCCGTTGACGGAGTCGGCCATCGTCGGGGTGGCCATCGGGGCCAGCGCCGCCGGGCTCATTCCTGTGGCCGAAATCCAGTTCGCGGATTTCATCTTGCCGGCGGTCAACCAGATCATCTCCGAGGCGGCCAAGTTCCGGTACCGGTCGAACAACGACTGGAACTGTCCGATTGTCGTGCGGGCCCCCTACGGCGGCGGCGTGCACGGCGCGCTGTACCATTCGCAGAGCGTGGAGGCGCTGTTCACCCATGTGCCGGGGCTGAAGGTGGTCACGCCAGCGACTCCGGCGGACGCCGCGGGCCTGTTGCGGTCCGCCATCCGGGACCCGGATCCGGTGCTGTACTTCGAACACAAGAAGCTGTACCGGTCGGTGCGCGGCGAGGTGCCTGAAGCCGGAGAGCTGGTTCCGATCGGGCGCGCCAAGGTCCAACGGGAGGGAAGTGACCTGACCGTCATCACCTATGGACTCGGCGTGCATCTGGCGTTGGAGGCGGCAGAACAGGTGGCGGCGGAGGGCGTGTCGGTACACATCCTCGATCTGCGCACGCTCCGGCCACTCGACGAAGAGGCCATCCTGGAGGCGGCGCGCAGAACCGGCAAGGTGTTGATTGTCCACGAGGACAATAAGGTGTGCGGCGTGGGGGCCGAGGTGTCCGCCCTCATCGCGGAACAGGCCCTGTTCGACTTGGACGCGCCGATCCGCCGGTTGGCCGGACCGGAGGTGCCGGCGATGGGGTATGCACCTACGTTGGAGAAAGCGTACATGTTGAGCGTGGACGGGGTGGCGGAAGCGATGCGGGCGATGGCCCGGTTTTGA
- a CDS encoding dihydrolipoamide acetyltransferase family protein: protein MPDVKMPQLGESVTEGTIEKWLKRVGEPVAKYEPLAEVVTDKVHAEIPSDFAGVLAEILVPEGATVGVGTVICRIAEDALDTGRDEDRTAAAPGREEVLGERGRADAEDPAGGAAGMLAPAGRARYSPAVLRLAREHGIDLEKVPGTGEGGRITRKDVLAYIDRMRKDHVSEATEEAVRPAPVGEPTSAPGRPAARGIQAQDDVEVIPVSPIRRTIARRMVMSKREAPHAWTMVEVDASGLVALRERVKADFERREGVPLTYLPFFIKAAVEALKQFPTVNAAWIDDAIHVHRRIHVSIAVATDDGLQVPVIRDADRLSIAGLAHAVHDLAVRARAGRLTLADVEGGTFTVNNTGAFGSVMSQPILNAPQAAILSVEAIVKRPVVIDDMIAIRSMVNLCLSLDHRVLDGWVAGQFLRAIKERVQSYGEDTALY from the coding sequence ATGCCGGACGTGAAGATGCCTCAACTGGGCGAGAGCGTAACGGAAGGCACGATTGAAAAGTGGTTGAAGCGGGTCGGAGAGCCGGTCGCGAAGTACGAACCCTTGGCCGAAGTGGTCACGGACAAGGTGCACGCCGAGATTCCGTCGGATTTTGCGGGCGTCTTGGCGGAGATCCTGGTTCCGGAAGGCGCGACGGTGGGGGTGGGCACCGTGATCTGCCGCATTGCGGAGGACGCGTTGGATACCGGCCGGGATGAGGACCGTACTGCCGCCGCGCCGGGCCGGGAGGAAGTTCTGGGGGAACGAGGACGGGCGGATGCGGAGGATCCAGCGGGTGGAGCCGCTGGCATGCTCGCGCCCGCCGGGCGTGCCCGCTACTCGCCGGCTGTACTGCGCCTGGCCCGAGAACACGGGATTGATCTCGAAAAGGTCCCGGGCACCGGTGAGGGCGGGCGGATCACGCGCAAGGACGTGCTCGCCTACATTGACCGCATGCGCAAGGATCATGTCAGTGAGGCGACAGAGGAAGCGGTCCGTCCGGCACCCGTCGGCGAACCGACGTCCGCGCCGGGACGCCCTGCTGCGAGGGGGATACAGGCCCAGGACGACGTGGAGGTGATCCCCGTCAGCCCCATTCGCCGTACCATCGCCCGCCGGATGGTCATGTCCAAGCGCGAGGCCCCTCATGCGTGGACGATGGTCGAAGTGGACGCCAGCGGATTGGTCGCGCTGCGTGAACGTGTGAAAGCCGATTTCGAGCGCCGAGAAGGCGTCCCGCTGACCTATCTGCCATTTTTCATCAAGGCGGCGGTGGAGGCGTTGAAGCAGTTCCCCACGGTCAACGCGGCGTGGATCGACGACGCCATCCACGTGCACCGGCGCATCCACGTCTCGATCGCGGTGGCGACGGACGACGGGCTGCAGGTGCCGGTCATCCGGGACGCGGACCGCTTGAGCATCGCCGGATTGGCCCACGCCGTGCACGATCTGGCGGTTCGCGCCCGCGCCGGGCGGCTGACCCTGGCGGATGTAGAGGGGGGAACGTTCACCGTCAACAACACTGGGGCGTTCGGATCGGTGATGTCCCAGCCCATCCTCAACGCGCCTCAGGCAGCCATCCTGTCGGTGGAGGCGATCGTGAAGCGGCCAGTGGTCATCGACGACATGATCGCCATCCGAAGTATGGTCAACCTGTGCCTGTCGCTCGATCACCGCGTGCTGGACGGCTGGGTGGCCGGGCAGTTTTTGCGCGCCATCAAAGAGCGGGTGCAGTCCTACGGGGAGGACACGGCCCTCTACTGA
- the lipA gene encoding lipoyl synthase, whose amino-acid sequence MLEKQRLKEAAIREQAKNRPDWLKVQIRTGPNFKDLKNIMRGRSLHTVCEEARCPNIYECWEHRTATFMILGDVCTRACRFCAVTSGRPSHLDLQEPKRVADAVVAMGLQHVVVTSVARDDLEDGGASVFAATIRAIRERVPNCGVEVLIPDFQGNWDALRVVMDASPDILNHNVETVRRLSDRVRSKAKYDRSLELLRRAKEMRPDIRTKSSIMVGVGETFEEILETMDDLREVQVDILTIGQYLQPTKQHLMVEKFYTPTEFLRLRGEGLKRGFAHVESGPLVRSSYHAHQQVLRADGVPLQALPPEERARHLAEMQDEPVQEGAR is encoded by the coding sequence CTGCTCGAGAAACAACGCCTGAAGGAGGCGGCCATCCGGGAGCAGGCGAAAAACCGGCCGGATTGGCTGAAGGTCCAAATCCGCACGGGCCCCAACTTCAAAGATTTGAAGAACATCATGCGCGGCCGCTCGCTGCACACGGTGTGCGAGGAGGCGCGCTGTCCGAATATCTACGAATGCTGGGAACACCGGACGGCCACGTTTATGATCCTCGGGGACGTGTGCACCCGAGCGTGCCGTTTCTGCGCCGTCACCAGCGGCCGCCCGAGCCATCTCGACCTGCAGGAGCCGAAGCGGGTGGCGGACGCGGTGGTGGCCATGGGTCTGCAGCACGTGGTGGTCACGAGTGTGGCTCGCGACGACCTGGAGGACGGCGGCGCCTCGGTGTTCGCCGCGACCATCCGCGCCATCCGCGAGCGCGTGCCGAACTGTGGTGTCGAAGTGCTGATCCCCGACTTCCAGGGGAATTGGGACGCTCTGCGCGTGGTGATGGACGCGTCTCCCGACATCCTGAATCACAACGTCGAGACGGTGCGGCGGCTGTCGGACCGCGTCCGCTCCAAGGCCAAGTATGACCGATCCCTCGAACTCCTCCGGCGGGCCAAGGAGATGCGGCCGGACATCCGGACCAAATCGAGCATTATGGTCGGCGTCGGGGAGACTTTCGAGGAGATCCTCGAGACCATGGACGACCTGCGGGAGGTCCAGGTGGACATCCTGACCATTGGGCAATACCTGCAGCCGACGAAACAGCACCTGATGGTCGAGAAGTTCTACACCCCGACGGAGTTTTTGCGCCTGCGCGGCGAAGGGTTGAAGCGGGGGTTCGCCCACGTGGAATCCGGACCTCTGGTGCGCAGCTCCTACCATGCGCACCAGCAGGTCCTGCGCGCGGACGGCGTCCCGCTGCAGGCGCTGCCGCCCGAGGAGCGGGCGCGGCACCTGGCGGAGATGCAGGATGAGCCGGTGCAGGAGGGAGCGCGGTGA
- the lipB gene encoding lipoyl(octanoyl) transferase LipB, whose amino-acid sequence MNRERSVRWVSLGRMDYDEALAIQTRQAERLLQGEDEAQTVFAVEHPPTITVGRSGTFDHILAGRERLREMGVEVREVDRGGDVTYHGPGQWVLYPVLHLEPWGNDIGRYVRMLEEVVIRALAEVGITGDRVKEYPGVWVGRDKVCAIGVRARRRPSGEFVTYHGLALNVNTNLTHFNLIVPCGISDRGVTSVQRLLGREQAFSEWEARLRAAFDSVFLEDGADSGVTTDEAAEAR is encoded by the coding sequence GTGAATCGCGAAAGATCGGTGCGTTGGGTCAGCCTGGGGCGTATGGACTACGACGAGGCCCTGGCCATTCAGACGCGCCAGGCCGAGCGGTTGCTGCAGGGGGAGGACGAGGCCCAGACGGTATTCGCGGTCGAACACCCGCCCACCATCACGGTGGGCCGCAGCGGCACGTTCGATCACATCCTCGCCGGCCGGGAACGGCTGCGCGAAATGGGCGTCGAGGTCCGCGAGGTCGACCGGGGTGGTGACGTCACATACCATGGCCCCGGCCAGTGGGTGCTCTACCCGGTGCTTCATCTGGAACCGTGGGGGAACGACATCGGCCGCTATGTGCGGATGCTCGAAGAGGTGGTGATCCGGGCCCTGGCGGAAGTGGGGATCACGGGCGACCGCGTCAAGGAGTATCCGGGCGTCTGGGTGGGGCGCGACAAGGTGTGTGCCATCGGTGTGCGTGCCCGCCGCCGGCCGAGCGGCGAGTTCGTCACGTATCACGGGCTGGCGCTGAACGTCAATACCAACCTGACTCATTTCAACCTGATTGTCCCATGTGGCATCAGCGACCGCGGGGTGACCTCCGTCCAGCGGCTGCTCGGCCGGGAGCAGGCCTTTTCCGAATGGGAGGCCAGGCTGCGGGCGGCCTTTGACTCGGTGTTTCTCGAGGACGGCGCGGATTCGGGGGTCACAACGGACGAAGCGGCGGAAGCGAGGTGA
- a CDS encoding acyl-CoA mutase large subunit family protein, whose protein sequence is MANLQERMRAWQERVERSLEKRPERKERFVNGSDIPIQRLYTPLDGVKTEEDYIEKLGFPGEYPYTRGIQPTMYRGRHWTMRQYAGFGSAEQTNRRFRYLLEQGQTGLSTAFDLPTQIGYDADHPMARGEVGKVGVSISSLADMETLLQGIPLDRVSTSMTINAPASILLAMYLVVAERQGVAWDKVSGTIQNDILKEYAARGTYIFPPKPSMRLITDIFEFCSKEVPNWNTISISGYHIREAGSTAVQEVAFTLSNAIAYVQAALEKGLQVDEFAPRLSFFFNAHNDFFEEIAKFRAARRMWAKIMRDRFGAKSPRSQQLRFHTQTAGSTLTAQQPDNNVVRVTVQAMAAILGGTQSLHTNARDEALALPTEESARLALRTQQILAYESGLTDTIDPLAGSYYVEALTDAIEAAAWTYIEYIDQMGGAVAAIEQGYIQQEIRRAAYDTQMAIERGDQVVVGVNRFTVEQERQPELLRVDPNIGRVQAERLAKLRAERAEEPVREALADLRAAAEGTANLMPKIIQAVRVYATLGEICDTLRQVFGEYRPAVF, encoded by the coding sequence ATGGCGAATTTGCAGGAACGGATGCGAGCCTGGCAGGAGCGGGTGGAGCGCTCCCTGGAAAAGCGTCCGGAGCGCAAGGAACGGTTTGTCAACGGATCGGACATTCCCATCCAGCGGTTGTACACCCCCCTCGACGGGGTGAAGACGGAGGAGGACTACATAGAGAAGCTCGGCTTTCCGGGTGAATACCCGTACACGCGGGGCATCCAGCCGACGATGTACCGGGGCCGCCACTGGACGATGCGCCAATACGCCGGTTTTGGTTCGGCGGAACAGACGAACCGGCGGTTCCGTTATCTGTTGGAGCAAGGCCAGACGGGATTGAGCACGGCGTTCGATCTCCCGACGCAGATCGGCTACGACGCCGACCACCCGATGGCTCGCGGCGAGGTCGGCAAGGTCGGGGTGTCGATCTCGTCGCTTGCCGACATGGAGACCCTGTTGCAGGGCATCCCGTTGGATCGGGTGTCGACATCGATGACCATCAACGCCCCGGCGTCCATCCTCCTGGCCATGTACCTGGTGGTCGCGGAGCGGCAGGGCGTGGCGTGGGACAAGGTGTCCGGCACCATCCAGAACGACATCCTCAAGGAGTACGCCGCCCGCGGCACCTACATCTTCCCGCCCAAACCGTCGATGCGGCTCATCACGGACATCTTCGAGTTCTGCTCGAAGGAGGTCCCGAACTGGAACACCATCTCCATCAGCGGGTATCACATCCGGGAGGCGGGTTCGACGGCGGTACAGGAGGTGGCGTTCACGCTCTCGAACGCCATTGCCTACGTCCAGGCGGCGCTGGAGAAGGGCCTCCAGGTGGACGAGTTCGCGCCGAGGCTGTCGTTTTTCTTCAACGCCCACAACGATTTCTTCGAGGAGATCGCGAAGTTCCGCGCCGCCCGGCGGATGTGGGCGAAGATCATGCGCGATCGCTTCGGGGCCAAGTCGCCTCGCTCCCAGCAGTTGCGCTTTCACACGCAGACGGCGGGAAGCACCTTGACGGCGCAGCAGCCGGACAACAACGTCGTGCGGGTCACGGTTCAGGCGATGGCGGCCATCCTCGGCGGCACCCAGAGCCTGCACACCAATGCCCGCGACGAGGCATTGGCGCTGCCGACCGAGGAATCCGCCCGATTGGCGCTGCGCACGCAGCAGATTCTCGCGTACGAAAGCGGTCTCACCGACACCATTGATCCGCTCGCTGGCAGCTACTACGTGGAGGCGCTGACCGACGCGATCGAGGCGGCGGCGTGGACATACATCGAGTACATCGACCAGATGGGCGGCGCTGTGGCGGCCATTGAGCAGGGCTACATCCAGCAGGAGATCCGGCGCGCGGCCTACGACACCCAGATGGCGATTGAACGCGGCGACCAGGTGGTGGTCGGGGTCAACCGGTTCACCGTGGAACAGGAGCGGCAGCCGGAGCTTCTGCGCGTCGACCCGAACATCGGCCGCGTCCAGGCGGAGCGGCTGGCGAAGCTGCGGGCGGAGCGCGCGGAGGAACCCGTCCGGGAGGCCTTGGCGGACCTCCGGGCGGCGGCCGAGGGCACGGCCAACCTGATGCCGAAGATCATCCAGGCGGTGCGGGTGTACGCCACTTTGGGCGAGATCTGCGACACCTTGCGCCAGGTGTTTGGCGAGTACCGCCCAGCGGTGTTCTGA
- the mce gene encoding methylmalonyl-CoA epimerase translates to MQQIRVLIAKPGLDGHDRGALVIAQGLRDQGMEVIYTGLRQTPEQIVETAIQEDVACIGLSSLSGAHMELFPEVVRLLRERQADDILVIGGGVIPEADIPALQAAGIAMVFTPGTRIEDVASFIRAHVKLRDLADAPPVEPVAKQVDHIGIAVRSIAEALPFYTRHLGLTVDHDEIIPDQKVRAVFVRAGDLHLELLEPTSPDSPIAQFLDKRGPGLHHVAYRVEDIDRALSALKEAGVRLIDEQPRPGGLGKRIAFIHPKEAHGVLTEYCQRVGEAAE, encoded by the coding sequence ATGCAGCAGATACGCGTGTTGATCGCCAAACCGGGTTTGGATGGCCACGACCGCGGGGCGCTCGTCATCGCCCAGGGGCTGCGTGATCAGGGCATGGAGGTCATCTATACCGGGCTTCGCCAGACGCCGGAGCAGATTGTCGAGACGGCCATCCAGGAGGACGTCGCCTGTATCGGGCTGTCCAGCCTCTCGGGGGCGCACATGGAACTGTTCCCGGAAGTCGTGCGACTGCTCCGGGAGCGCCAGGCGGACGACATCCTCGTCATCGGCGGCGGCGTCATCCCTGAGGCGGATATCCCGGCCTTGCAGGCCGCCGGGATCGCCATGGTGTTCACGCCGGGCACCCGGATTGAGGACGTGGCATCCTTCATCCGGGCGCACGTCAAGCTCCGCGACCTCGCTGACGCGCCTCCGGTGGAGCCGGTGGCGAAGCAGGTCGATCACATCGGCATCGCGGTGCGGAGCATCGCTGAGGCGCTGCCGTTTTACACCCGTCATCTGGGCCTGACCGTCGATCACGACGAAATCATCCCGGATCAAAAGGTGCGCGCGGTGTTCGTCCGCGCCGGGGATCTCCATCTGGAGCTGCTCGAGCCGACGTCGCCCGACAGCCCGATCGCGCAGTTCCTCGACAAGCGCGGTCCGGGGCTGCACCATGTGGCGTACCGCGTCGAAGACATCGACCGGGCGCTGTCGGCTCTGAAGGAGGCCGGCGTGCGGCTGATCGACGAACAGCCGCGGCCGGGCGGGCTGGGCAAGCGGATCGCGTTCATCCACCCGAAAGAGGCCCACGGCGTGTTGACGGAGTACTGCCAGCGCGTGGGGGAGGCCGCGGAATGA
- a CDS encoding acyl-CoA carboxylase subunit beta: MTEDKVYELQDRRRRAELGGGDRRILQQHEKGKLTARERIEKLLDEGTFRELNLFSATRVHYDGQPVDAPGEGVVTGWGEIDGRTVYVFAQDFTVYGGALGEVHAQKIVNVMDLAAKNGAPVIGLNDSGGARIQEGVVSLDGYGHIFYRNAVYSGVIPQISVIMGPCAGGAVYSPAITDFIFMVEGTSQMFITGPKVIETVTGEKISSEDLGGARVQEGVSGVAHFTAASEEEALSQVRRLLSFLPSSCNERPPHREIPFVWAPDDALLELVPEDGTRVYDVKDVIRRVLDDGDFLEVQPTFARNAVVGFGRIGGYVTGVIANQPKFMAGGLDIDSSDKIARFIRFCDSFNIPLVTFVDVTGFIPGVKQEHGGIIRHGAKVLYAYSEATVPKVTVILRKAYGGAYVAMNSKAIGADLVYAWPGAEIAVMGPEGAANIIYAKEIAQSPDPEATRRRRIQEYRERFANPYVAAGAGMVDDVIDPRETRVKLYEALRLLARKHETRPAKKHGNIPL, encoded by the coding sequence ATGACGGAGGACAAGGTATATGAACTGCAGGACCGGCGGCGCCGCGCAGAGTTGGGCGGAGGCGATCGGCGCATTCTGCAGCAGCACGAAAAGGGAAAGCTGACCGCGCGCGAGCGGATCGAAAAACTGCTCGACGAGGGGACGTTCCGGGAGCTGAACCTGTTCTCGGCCACGCGCGTCCACTACGACGGGCAGCCGGTGGACGCACCCGGCGAGGGGGTCGTCACCGGATGGGGGGAGATCGACGGACGCACGGTCTACGTGTTCGCGCAGGATTTCACCGTCTACGGCGGGGCCCTCGGCGAGGTGCACGCTCAGAAGATCGTCAACGTGATGGACCTCGCGGCCAAGAACGGTGCGCCCGTCATCGGCCTCAACGATTCGGGCGGGGCGCGCATCCAGGAGGGCGTCGTGTCCCTCGACGGCTACGGCCACATCTTCTATCGAAACGCTGTCTATTCGGGCGTGATCCCGCAGATCTCCGTGATCATGGGGCCGTGCGCCGGAGGCGCCGTGTATTCGCCGGCCATCACGGATTTCATCTTCATGGTGGAAGGCACCAGCCAGATGTTCATCACCGGCCCCAAGGTGATTGAGACGGTGACCGGCGAGAAGATCTCGAGCGAGGACCTCGGTGGGGCACGGGTCCAGGAAGGCGTAAGCGGGGTCGCCCACTTCACGGCGGCGAGCGAGGAGGAGGCCCTGTCGCAGGTACGGCGGCTGCTCAGCTTCCTGCCCTCGTCGTGCAATGAGCGCCCGCCGCACCGCGAGATCCCGTTCGTGTGGGCGCCCGACGACGCACTGCTGGAGCTGGTGCCGGAGGACGGCACGCGGGTGTACGATGTCAAGGACGTCATCCGCCGCGTGTTGGACGACGGGGATTTTCTCGAGGTGCAGCCGACGTTCGCCCGCAACGCGGTCGTCGGGTTCGGGCGCATCGGCGGGTACGTCACCGGCGTGATCGCCAACCAGCCCAAATTTATGGCGGGCGGGCTCGACATCGACTCGTCGGATAAGATCGCCCGTTTCATCCGCTTCTGCGACTCGTTCAACATCCCGCTCGTGACGTTCGTCGACGTCACCGGATTCATCCCCGGCGTCAAACAGGAGCACGGGGGCATCATCCGGCACGGGGCGAAGGTGCTGTACGCTTATTCGGAGGCGACGGTGCCGAAGGTGACGGTGATCCTGCGCAAGGCGTACGGAGGGGCGTACGTGGCCATGAACAGCAAGGCTATCGGGGCGGACCTGGTGTACGCCTGGCCGGGGGCGGAGATCGCGGTGATGGGCCCGGAGGGGGCGGCCAACATCATCTACGCCAAGGAGATCGCGCAGAGCCCGGATCCGGAGGCTACGCGCCGGCGGCGCATCCAGGAGTACCGGGAGCGCTTCGCCAACCCGTACGTGGCGGCAGGAGCGGGGATGGTGGACGACGTGATCGATCCGCGGGAGACGCGCGTCAAGCTGTACGAGGCGCTGCGCTTATTGGCGCGCAAGCACGAGACGCGGCCGGCGAAGAAGCACGGGAACATCCCGCTGTGA